From a single Planococcus shenhongbingii genomic region:
- a CDS encoding ECF transporter S component, producing MQKTTTASSTYSRARTFDLILTAMSIALVFVATLLLNIKLPITANGGLVHLGTAMLFIISMLFGPKKGAIAGAVGMGLFDLISGWTLWAPISILARGLQGYLVGKIAWSNGRNGNSKTFNIIGAIVSIPFMLGIYYIGEAIIFNSFIVPAASIPGNIVQNVVGLLVAIPAVIALKKVPFFK from the coding sequence ATGCAAAAAACAACCACTGCCTCATCAACATACTCACGCGCTCGGACTTTTGATTTAATTCTTACCGCTATGTCAATTGCACTTGTCTTTGTTGCGACTCTTTTACTGAACATCAAATTGCCGATTACAGCGAATGGCGGACTGGTGCATTTGGGCACTGCGATGCTCTTTATCATTTCGATGTTGTTCGGCCCTAAAAAAGGGGCGATTGCAGGAGCGGTTGGAATGGGCTTGTTCGACTTGATCTCCGGCTGGACTTTGTGGGCACCGATTTCAATTCTGGCCCGCGGTTTGCAAGGCTATCTTGTCGGAAAAATTGCCTGGTCAAATGGCCGCAATGGCAATAGCAAGACGTTCAACATCATTGGTGCTATTGTTTCTATTCCTTTCATGCTCGGCATCTATTATATTGGTGAAGCCATCATTTTCAACAGCTTCATCGTTCCGGCTGCTTCGATTCCCGGCAATATTGTCCAGAACGTCGTAGGGCTCCTTGTCGCTATTCCAGCAGTGATTGCACTGAAAAAAGTTCCTTTCTTTAAATAA
- a CDS encoding GAF domain-containing sensor histidine kinase has translation MLKEQTRYSRLANITKVINTKLELREVLQHVTTAISEEIVQCNSVGIFLPHEDGSFRAFVGKPEFINGNSFDSQVLDLEMDLLANEVIETQKTIYIPDTSKDHRPDPRSVEAFEIKSLLGLPISFEQELFGLVFLFDHGAPMNLTESEIQSVEAYVNMAAVAIQNAKNLAQKENLIAENQMLLNISRELSMCSSIQESIDKCFFYLSKVLGSDNMVAHLLDPLNKKNISLTKCSEGCTWEEADCMGDPRNMQMDQGYDSLIQKVIQSRKAMTVPCLASKNLLIIPLVSMKEVLGVITVLNRDGENSNYDTSQIQLAQSIVDTTAPTFSNLLYMDQLENMVEERTSALAAANEKVTSVIESITDGFFALNKEWEIIYINKHQYLPDNKKPKEVLGKNIWDVIPPHTAEIMYDEFHRAMFERIPVQFEIPSLNEDSWYEVVAYPFDDGICCLFKDIAEKRKYENELKRLSKLDLIGQMAAGISHEIRNPMTTVRGFLQLLKQEEDLNRHFSYFDLMIDELDRANSIITEFLSMGNTRSSDLKMMDLNSLISDIAPLIKIDTFNQNKLIEFNTQEIPEMLINRNEIRQLIINLCRNGLEAMNEGNVLTISTYQNEAGCVVLAIQDEGEGILPEVLEKVGTPFYTTKDNGTGLGLGISYAIAARHNATIDIETGPGGTTFYTTFCNRGEK, from the coding sequence ATGCTAAAGGAACAGACTCGATATTCCAGGCTTGCCAATATAACGAAAGTCATCAATACCAAGCTTGAGCTCCGTGAAGTGCTTCAGCATGTAACCACGGCGATTTCTGAAGAAATTGTCCAATGCAATTCCGTAGGCATTTTTCTGCCTCACGAAGACGGAAGTTTCCGGGCGTTTGTCGGAAAACCAGAATTTATCAACGGCAATTCGTTCGATTCACAAGTGCTTGACCTCGAAATGGATTTGCTGGCAAATGAAGTTATTGAAACTCAGAAGACGATTTATATACCGGATACTTCAAAAGACCACCGCCCGGATCCAAGATCGGTGGAAGCCTTCGAGATAAAATCGCTGTTGGGCTTGCCTATTTCATTTGAACAAGAGTTGTTTGGACTGGTTTTTTTGTTCGATCACGGAGCACCGATGAATTTGACGGAATCTGAAATTCAAAGTGTGGAAGCATATGTCAATATGGCAGCGGTTGCGATTCAGAATGCGAAAAACTTAGCCCAGAAAGAGAACTTGATCGCCGAAAATCAGATGCTGCTAAACATTTCCCGGGAGCTGTCGATGTGCTCTTCCATTCAGGAAAGCATCGATAAATGTTTTTTCTATTTGTCCAAAGTTCTTGGCAGCGATAACATGGTTGCTCATCTATTGGATCCACTTAATAAAAAGAACATTTCTTTAACCAAGTGCAGTGAAGGCTGCACTTGGGAGGAAGCGGACTGCATGGGAGACCCCCGCAATATGCAAATGGATCAAGGCTACGATAGCCTGATTCAAAAAGTAATCCAATCCAGAAAAGCGATGACGGTTCCGTGCTTGGCTTCAAAAAACCTGCTCATCATACCGCTGGTTTCAATGAAAGAAGTGCTGGGAGTTATTACAGTCTTGAATCGGGATGGAGAAAATAGCAACTACGACACCAGCCAAATTCAATTGGCACAGTCGATTGTCGACACTACGGCACCTACTTTTTCTAATCTGCTTTATATGGACCAGCTGGAAAATATGGTAGAAGAACGGACAAGCGCGCTTGCTGCTGCAAACGAAAAAGTGACCAGTGTCATCGAAAGCATAACGGATGGTTTTTTTGCTTTAAATAAAGAATGGGAAATCATCTATATCAATAAGCATCAGTATTTGCCTGACAATAAGAAACCAAAAGAGGTATTAGGGAAAAATATTTGGGATGTCATTCCTCCACATACAGCTGAAATTATGTATGACGAATTTCACCGGGCGATGTTCGAACGCATTCCGGTGCAATTTGAAATTCCATCTCTAAATGAAGATTCTTGGTACGAAGTGGTTGCCTACCCGTTTGACGATGGGATTTGCTGTTTATTCAAGGATATAGCGGAAAAAAGAAAATATGAGAATGAATTAAAAAGATTGTCCAAATTGGATTTGATTGGCCAAATGGCGGCAGGAATCAGCCATGAAATCCGAAATCCCATGACGACGGTCCGTGGATTTTTGCAGTTGCTAAAACAAGAAGAAGACCTTAACAGGCATTTCAGTTATTTTGATTTAATGATAGATGAACTGGACCGTGCTAATTCAATCATCACGGAATTTCTTTCGATGGGAAATACAAGATCATCAGATTTGAAAATGATGGATTTGAATTCGTTGATCAGCGACATTGCGCCTTTGATTAAAATAGATACTTTTAACCAAAACAAACTGATCGAGTTCAATACCCAGGAAATTCCTGAAATGCTGATAAACCGCAATGAAATCCGGCAATTGATCATTAACTTATGCCGCAATGGACTGGAAGCGATGAATGAAGGGAACGTTTTGACGATTAGTACCTACCAAAATGAGGCTGGATGTGTCGTTCTGGCTATTCAAGATGAAGGCGAAGGGATTCTGCCGGAAGTTCTGGAAAAAGTAGGGACCCCTTTCTATACTACGAAAGATAATGGCACCGGTCTTGGACTCGGCATCAGCTATGCCATTGCGGCACGCCACAATGCCACTATTGATATTGAGACAGGACCGGGAGGCACGACGTTCTATACGACATTTTGCAATCGTGGAGAAAAGTAA
- a CDS encoding cupin domain-containing protein produces the protein MDHPLNKAFALAQAEGKIFWFLGTLLEVKITGEETNGVFSLLEEIDPPNFSTPLHIHHNEDEFFYILEGKATFKIGDKTIAAKSGTFLFAPRDIAHMYTIEGPAPARILSILMPAGLENFFIETSIPATEYKLPPADVDADMDKLFAAAAKYGVEILD, from the coding sequence ATGGATCATCCACTAAATAAAGCATTTGCGCTAGCGCAAGCTGAAGGAAAAATATTCTGGTTCCTAGGCACTTTATTGGAAGTGAAAATAACAGGTGAAGAAACGAATGGGGTATTCAGTTTGCTCGAAGAAATAGATCCGCCAAACTTTTCCACTCCATTGCACATTCATCATAATGAAGACGAATTCTTCTACATTTTAGAAGGCAAAGCCACTTTTAAGATAGGTGATAAAACAATTGCAGCGAAATCAGGAACTTTTCTTTTTGCACCTCGGGATATTGCCCATATGTACACAATCGAAGGACCTGCGCCGGCTAGAATATTAAGTATATTAATGCCTGCAGGATTAGAGAATTTTTTCATTGAAACCAGTATTCCAGCCACAGAATATAAGCTCCCTCCGGCTGATGTAGATGCAGATATGGATAAGCTGTTTGCAGCTGCAGCTAAGTACGGAGTAGAGATATTAGATTGA